From Caballeronia insecticola, a single genomic window includes:
- a CDS encoding MurR/RpiR family transcriptional regulator has product MLLSQVEAMREQLRPSERKLADYVLEAPREVLDLSMTDFAARAGVSQPTIARFCQALGFSGFREFKIRLAQSVAADVPTVYRDVRSDEPAAGVAAKVLDRTIGALIQVRNSLSSDSVAAAIALLAQARRIEFYGAGGSGIAALDMQHKFFKLGVPSVAYSDPHTYTTSAALLGDGDVVVAISNTGRTRDILDACKSALHGGAKVIAITHGNSPLARMATVGLFANVDEDTDIFSPMTSRVSHLAIGDILAVGLALARGPELAEKLAEAKDVLESRRVGT; this is encoded by the coding sequence ATGTTGCTGTCCCAAGTCGAAGCGATGCGCGAACAGTTGCGCCCCTCGGAGCGCAAGCTGGCCGATTACGTGCTCGAAGCGCCGCGCGAAGTGCTCGATCTGTCGATGACCGATTTCGCCGCGCGCGCGGGCGTCAGCCAGCCGACTATCGCGCGTTTCTGTCAGGCGCTAGGTTTCTCGGGATTTCGCGAGTTCAAGATACGCCTCGCTCAAAGCGTAGCAGCCGACGTTCCCACGGTTTATCGCGACGTGCGCAGCGACGAGCCCGCCGCCGGCGTCGCGGCGAAGGTGCTGGACCGGACCATCGGCGCGCTGATTCAGGTGCGCAATAGTCTTTCGTCGGACAGCGTGGCGGCGGCGATCGCACTGCTGGCGCAGGCGCGGCGCATCGAGTTTTACGGCGCGGGCGGCTCGGGTATCGCCGCGCTCGACATGCAGCACAAGTTCTTCAAGCTGGGCGTGCCGTCGGTCGCCTATTCCGATCCGCATACGTACACGACTTCCGCCGCGCTGCTGGGCGACGGCGATGTCGTCGTCGCGATCTCGAACACGGGCCGCACGCGCGACATTCTGGACGCGTGCAAATCGGCGCTGCACGGCGGCGCGAAGGTCATCGCGATCACGCACGGCAACTCGCCGCTCGCGCGCATGGCGACGGTCGGACTCTTCGCCAACGTCGATGAAGACACGGATATTTTTTCGCCGATGACGTCACGCGTTTCGCATCTCGCGATCGGCGACATTCTGGCGGTGGGCCTTGCGCTCGCGCGCGGGCCGGAACTGGCGGAGAAGCTCGCCGAAGCGAAAGACGTGCTGGAGAGCCGGCGCGTGGGCACGTGA
- a CDS encoding CopD family protein, giving the protein MLWIKSLHIVLVASWFAGLFYLPRIFVNLAMETDAAATARLLLMARKLFRFMTFIAVPALACGLWLWLVVGIGAGQGWLHAKLTIVALIIVYHAYCGRLLHTFQRGENTRSDKWYRMFNELPVLGLLGATLLVVIKPF; this is encoded by the coding sequence ATGCTCTGGATCAAATCGCTGCATATCGTGCTGGTGGCTTCGTGGTTCGCGGGGCTTTTTTATCTGCCGCGCATTTTCGTGAACCTCGCGATGGAAACGGACGCCGCCGCCACCGCGCGCCTGTTGCTGATGGCGCGCAAGTTGTTTCGCTTCATGACGTTCATCGCGGTGCCGGCGCTCGCCTGCGGGTTGTGGCTGTGGCTCGTCGTCGGGATCGGCGCGGGGCAGGGCTGGCTGCACGCAAAGCTCACGATCGTCGCGCTGATCATCGTGTATCACGCGTATTGCGGGCGCCTGCTGCATACCTTCCAGCGCGGCGAAAACACGCGCTCGGACAAATGGTACCGCATGTTCAACGAATTGCCCGTGCTCGGGTTGCTCGGCGCGACGCTGCTCGTCGTCATCAAGCCATTCTGA